Proteins co-encoded in one Malus sylvestris chromosome 9, drMalSylv7.2, whole genome shotgun sequence genomic window:
- the LOC126583550 gene encoding protein farnesyltransferase subunit beta-like isoform X6 codes for MERPTATVTQRDQWMVESEVFGIYGCFGSLPPKAQSVIRPWLCYWILHSLALLGESIDDELERNAIDFLSRCQDPEGGYGGGPGQMPHLATTYAAVNALITLGGDEALSSINRGELYKFLRRMKHPSGGFRMHDGGEIDVRACYTAVSVASILNILDDELVHNVGSFILSCQTYEGGISGEPGAEAHGGYTFCGVATMVLINQVNRMDLPGLIGWLVFRQGKECGFQGRTNKLVDGCYSFWQGGVFPLLQRVCPTIDEQLELRDAGGHCTKDGPQTSTKSNLSEEGKNFEGTTSPGVNLNDIGYDFLKRPVKLEPLFHSIALQQYILLCSQEENGGMKDKPGKSRDFYHTCYCLSGLSVCQHILSNDEDSPVSPRAVMGPYSNLLEPIHPLFNVVLEKYHEARAFFF; via the exons ATGGAGCGTCCGACCGCCACCGTGACTCAGCGCGATCAGTGGATGGTAGAAAGTGAGGTCTTTGGGATCTACGGATGCTTCGGCAGCCTCCCTCCCAAAGCCCAATCCGTCAT TCGGCCTTGGCTTTGCTATTGGATTCTACACTCATTGGCTTTGCTAGGGGAGTCTATTGATGATGAACTTGAACGTAATGCCATTGATTTCCTAAGCCGTTGTCAG GACCCAGAGGGGGGATATGGCGGCGGACCTGGACAG ATGCCACATCTTGCAACAACTTATGCTGCAGTTAATGCGCTTATAACTCTCGGTGGTGATGAGGCGCTTTCATCAATTAATAG agGTGAACTCTACAAGTTTTTGCGGCGAATGAAACATCCAAGCGGCGGCTTCAG GATGCATGATGGTGGAGAAATTGATGTCCGGGCTTGCTACACTGCGGTTTCT GTAGCAAGCATTTTGAACATTTTGGATGATGAACTGGTTCATAATGTTGGAAGTTTCATCTTAAG TTGTCAGACGTATGAAGGTGGTATTTCTGGGGAGCCTGGTGCTGAAGCCCATGGTGG GTACACTTTTTGTGGGGTAGCTACAATGGTTCTAATCAATCAGGTCAATCGTATGGATTTGCCTGGACTAATT GGTTGGTTGGTATTTCGACAAGGGAAGGAGTGTGGATTTCAGGGGAGGACTAATAAATTGGTCGACGGTTGCTACTCCTTCTGGCAG GGAGGCGTTTTTCCATTATTACAAAGAGTATGTCCAACTATTGATGAACAACTCGAGCTTCGGGATGCTGGAGGACACTGTACCAAGGATGGCCCACAGACTTCTACAAAATCTAATTTATCTGAAGAGGGGAAAAATTTTGAAGGCACTACATCTCCAGGAG TGAATTTGAATGACATCGGTTATGATTTTCTCAAGAGGCCTGTAAAATTGGAGCCACTTTTTCACAGCATCGCATTGCAACAATATATACTTTTATGCTCACAG GAGGAGAATGGTGGAATGAAAGACAAGCCCGGGAAATCTCGAGACTTTTATCACACATGCTATTGTCTAAGTGGTCTCTCTGTATGTCAACACATTCTGTCGAACGATGAAGACTCTCCGGTGTCGCCTAGGGCAGTCATGGGTCCCTATTCCAACTTGTTGGAACCAATTCATCCCCTCTTCAATGTTGTCCTAGAAAAATACCATGAAGCAAGGGCATTCTTTTTCTAG
- the LOC126583560 gene encoding CASP-like protein 4A1 isoform X1 yields the protein METIPEDQPETSPQRREEEKHNEKQQVKEEEEEEEEEEEKQSTPETPSPLFHSPSHVFQSPSHVFQTPSPPSDSPITHHTYHTHELRVAPADTNPASPPLAPPQSFRAEPKVAGPDSRDGLDRTPEVREKSGGGLVGGSGVNMRTLRPKLSILKRSRRESMVRRALFGLRISGFVLCLISFSVMAADKNQGWALDSFYRYKEFRFCLAVNVIGFVYSGLQTYDLTYFFTSGKHVIQHHLRYYFDFLLDQILTYLLMSASSSAAIRVDDWESNWGKDKFPDMARASVALSFLAFIAFASSSLISGYTLCTLKSM from the exons ATGGAAACAATTCCAGAAGACCAACCAGAAACATCACCACAAcgcagagaagaagaaaaacacaatgaaaaacaacaagtgaaagaggaggaggaggaagaagaagaagaagaagaaaagcagAGCACCCCAGAAACACCATCTCCTCTGTTCCACTCACCGTCTCATGTGTTCCAATCACCATCTCATGTGTTCCAAACTCCGTCTCCACCGTCCGATTCTCCAATAACCCATCATACCTACCACACTCATGAGCTCAGAGTCGCGCCTGCAGACACCAACCCGGCGTCGCCGCCGCTCGCGCCGCCCCAGTCCTTCAGGGCCGAGCCCAAGGTTGCGGGACCCGATTCCAGAGATGGGCTTGATCGGACCCCGGAGGTTCGGGAAAAAAGTGGCGGTGGACTTGTCGGTGGTTCGGGTGTAAACATGCGAACTTTGAGACCCAAGTTGTCGATACTGAAGAGGTCGAGGAGGGAGAGCATGGTGAGGAGGGCTTTGTTTGGGTTAAGGATTTCTGGGTTTGTGTTGTGTTTGATATCTTTCTCGGTTATGGCGGCTGACAAGAACCAAGGTTGGGCTTTAGATTCCTTCTATCGCTACAAGGAGTTCAG GTTCTGCTTGGCAGTGAATGTGATTGGATTTGTGTATTCAGGGCTGCAAACGTATGACTTAACCTATTTCTTCACCAGCGGAAAACATGTAATCCAGCACCATCTCCGCTATTACTTTGATTTCTTGTTGGATCAG ATTTTGACGTACCTTTTGATGTCGGCGTCTTCATCGGCTGCGATTCGGGTCGACGACTGGGAGTCGAATTGGGGCAAAGACAAGTTCCCGGACATGGCTCGGGCATCCGTCGCATTGTCCTTCCTTGCCTTTATTGCCTTTGCCTCCAGCTCCCTCATCTCTGGTTACACCCTTTGTACTCTGAAATCCATGTAG
- the LOC126583550 gene encoding protein farnesyltransferase subunit beta-like isoform X5: MERPTATVTQRDQWMVESEVFGIYGCFGSLPPKAQSVIRPWLCYWILHSLALLGESIDDELERNAIDFLSRCQNNNNKKDPEGGYGGGPGQMPHLATTYAAVNALITLGGDEALSSINRGELYKFLRRMKHPSGGFRMHDGGEIDVRACYTAVSVASILNILDDELVHNVGSFILSCQTYEGGISGEPGAEAHGGYTFCGVATMVLINQVNRMDLPGLIGWLVFRQGKECGFQGRTNKLVDGCYSFWQGGVFPLLQRVCPTIDEQLELRDAGGHCTKDGPQTSTKSNLSEEGKNFEGTTSPGVNLNDIGYDFLKRPVKLEPLFHSIALQQYILLCSQEENGGMKDKPGKSRDFYHTCYCLSGLSVCQHILSNDEDSPVSPRAVMGPYSNLLEPIHPLFNVVLEKYHEARAFFF, from the exons ATGGAGCGTCCGACCGCCACCGTGACTCAGCGCGATCAGTGGATGGTAGAAAGTGAGGTCTTTGGGATCTACGGATGCTTCGGCAGCCTCCCTCCCAAAGCCCAATCCGTCAT TCGGCCTTGGCTTTGCTATTGGATTCTACACTCATTGGCTTTGCTAGGGGAGTCTATTGATGATGAACTTGAACGTAATGCCATTGATTTCCTAAGCCGTTGTCAG aacaacaacaacaaaaag GACCCAGAGGGGGGATATGGCGGCGGACCTGGACAG ATGCCACATCTTGCAACAACTTATGCTGCAGTTAATGCGCTTATAACTCTCGGTGGTGATGAGGCGCTTTCATCAATTAATAG agGTGAACTCTACAAGTTTTTGCGGCGAATGAAACATCCAAGCGGCGGCTTCAG GATGCATGATGGTGGAGAAATTGATGTCCGGGCTTGCTACACTGCGGTTTCT GTAGCAAGCATTTTGAACATTTTGGATGATGAACTGGTTCATAATGTTGGAAGTTTCATCTTAAG TTGTCAGACGTATGAAGGTGGTATTTCTGGGGAGCCTGGTGCTGAAGCCCATGGTGG GTACACTTTTTGTGGGGTAGCTACAATGGTTCTAATCAATCAGGTCAATCGTATGGATTTGCCTGGACTAATT GGTTGGTTGGTATTTCGACAAGGGAAGGAGTGTGGATTTCAGGGGAGGACTAATAAATTGGTCGACGGTTGCTACTCCTTCTGGCAG GGAGGCGTTTTTCCATTATTACAAAGAGTATGTCCAACTATTGATGAACAACTCGAGCTTCGGGATGCTGGAGGACACTGTACCAAGGATGGCCCACAGACTTCTACAAAATCTAATTTATCTGAAGAGGGGAAAAATTTTGAAGGCACTACATCTCCAGGAG TGAATTTGAATGACATCGGTTATGATTTTCTCAAGAGGCCTGTAAAATTGGAGCCACTTTTTCACAGCATCGCATTGCAACAATATATACTTTTATGCTCACAG GAGGAGAATGGTGGAATGAAAGACAAGCCCGGGAAATCTCGAGACTTTTATCACACATGCTATTGTCTAAGTGGTCTCTCTGTATGTCAACACATTCTGTCGAACGATGAAGACTCTCCGGTGTCGCCTAGGGCAGTCATGGGTCCCTATTCCAACTTGTTGGAACCAATTCATCCCCTCTTCAATGTTGTCCTAGAAAAATACCATGAAGCAAGGGCATTCTTTTTCTAG
- the LOC126583550 gene encoding protein farnesyltransferase subunit beta-like isoform X4, with protein sequence MERPTATVTQRDQWMVESEVFGIYGCFGSLPPKAQSVIRPWLCYWILHSLALLGESIDDELERNAIDFLSRCQLCFFFQDPEGGYGGGPGQMPHLATTYAAVNALITLGGDEALSSINRGELYKFLRRMKHPSGGFRMHDGGEIDVRACYTAVSVASILNILDDELVHNVGSFILSCQTYEGGISGEPGAEAHGGYTFCGVATMVLINQVNRMDLPGLIGWLVFRQGKECGFQGRTNKLVDGCYSFWQGGVFPLLQRVCPTIDEQLELRDAGGHCTKDGPQTSTKSNLSEEGKNFEGTTSPGVNLNDIGYDFLKRPVKLEPLFHSIALQQYILLCSQEENGGMKDKPGKSRDFYHTCYCLSGLSVCQHILSNDEDSPVSPRAVMGPYSNLLEPIHPLFNVVLEKYHEARAFFF encoded by the exons ATGGAGCGTCCGACCGCCACCGTGACTCAGCGCGATCAGTGGATGGTAGAAAGTGAGGTCTTTGGGATCTACGGATGCTTCGGCAGCCTCCCTCCCAAAGCCCAATCCGTCAT TCGGCCTTGGCTTTGCTATTGGATTCTACACTCATTGGCTTTGCTAGGGGAGTCTATTGATGATGAACTTGAACGTAATGCCATTGATTTCCTAAGCCGTTGTCAG TTGTGTTTTTTCTTCCAGGACCCAGAGGGGGGATATGGCGGCGGACCTGGACAG ATGCCACATCTTGCAACAACTTATGCTGCAGTTAATGCGCTTATAACTCTCGGTGGTGATGAGGCGCTTTCATCAATTAATAG agGTGAACTCTACAAGTTTTTGCGGCGAATGAAACATCCAAGCGGCGGCTTCAG GATGCATGATGGTGGAGAAATTGATGTCCGGGCTTGCTACACTGCGGTTTCT GTAGCAAGCATTTTGAACATTTTGGATGATGAACTGGTTCATAATGTTGGAAGTTTCATCTTAAG TTGTCAGACGTATGAAGGTGGTATTTCTGGGGAGCCTGGTGCTGAAGCCCATGGTGG GTACACTTTTTGTGGGGTAGCTACAATGGTTCTAATCAATCAGGTCAATCGTATGGATTTGCCTGGACTAATT GGTTGGTTGGTATTTCGACAAGGGAAGGAGTGTGGATTTCAGGGGAGGACTAATAAATTGGTCGACGGTTGCTACTCCTTCTGGCAG GGAGGCGTTTTTCCATTATTACAAAGAGTATGTCCAACTATTGATGAACAACTCGAGCTTCGGGATGCTGGAGGACACTGTACCAAGGATGGCCCACAGACTTCTACAAAATCTAATTTATCTGAAGAGGGGAAAAATTTTGAAGGCACTACATCTCCAGGAG TGAATTTGAATGACATCGGTTATGATTTTCTCAAGAGGCCTGTAAAATTGGAGCCACTTTTTCACAGCATCGCATTGCAACAATATATACTTTTATGCTCACAG GAGGAGAATGGTGGAATGAAAGACAAGCCCGGGAAATCTCGAGACTTTTATCACACATGCTATTGTCTAAGTGGTCTCTCTGTATGTCAACACATTCTGTCGAACGATGAAGACTCTCCGGTGTCGCCTAGGGCAGTCATGGGTCCCTATTCCAACTTGTTGGAACCAATTCATCCCCTCTTCAATGTTGTCCTAGAAAAATACCATGAAGCAAGGGCATTCTTTTTCTAG
- the LOC126583550 gene encoding protein farnesyltransferase subunit beta-like isoform X3, giving the protein MERPTATVTQRDQWMVESEVFGIYGCFGSLPPKAQSVMIELHRDSHIEYLTRGLRGLPSSFCVLDANRPWLCYWILHSLALLGESIDDELERNAIDFLSRCQDPEGGYGGGPGQMPHLATTYAAVNALITLGGDEALSSINRGELYKFLRRMKHPSGGFRMHDGGEIDVRACYTAVSVASILNILDDELVHNVGSFILSCQTYEGGISGEPGAEAHGGYTFCGVATMVLINQVNRMDLPGLIGWLVFRQGKECGFQGRTNKLVDGCYSFWQGGVFPLLQRVCPTIDEQLELRDAGGHCTKDGPQTSTKSNLSEEGKNFEGTTSPGVNLNDIGYDFLKRPVKLEPLFHSIALQQYILLCSQEENGGMKDKPGKSRDFYHTCYCLSGLSVCQHILSNDEDSPVSPRAVMGPYSNLLEPIHPLFNVVLEKYHEARAFFF; this is encoded by the exons ATGGAGCGTCCGACCGCCACCGTGACTCAGCGCGATCAGTGGATGGTAGAAAGTGAGGTCTTTGGGATCTACGGATGCTTCGGCAGCCTCCCTCCCAAAGCCCAATCCGTCAT GATTGAGCTTCATCGTGATAGTCACATAGAGTACTTAACCAGAGGACTCAGAGGACTCCCTTCCTCCTTCTGCGTTTTGGATGCCAA TCGGCCTTGGCTTTGCTATTGGATTCTACACTCATTGGCTTTGCTAGGGGAGTCTATTGATGATGAACTTGAACGTAATGCCATTGATTTCCTAAGCCGTTGTCAG GACCCAGAGGGGGGATATGGCGGCGGACCTGGACAG ATGCCACATCTTGCAACAACTTATGCTGCAGTTAATGCGCTTATAACTCTCGGTGGTGATGAGGCGCTTTCATCAATTAATAG agGTGAACTCTACAAGTTTTTGCGGCGAATGAAACATCCAAGCGGCGGCTTCAG GATGCATGATGGTGGAGAAATTGATGTCCGGGCTTGCTACACTGCGGTTTCT GTAGCAAGCATTTTGAACATTTTGGATGATGAACTGGTTCATAATGTTGGAAGTTTCATCTTAAG TTGTCAGACGTATGAAGGTGGTATTTCTGGGGAGCCTGGTGCTGAAGCCCATGGTGG GTACACTTTTTGTGGGGTAGCTACAATGGTTCTAATCAATCAGGTCAATCGTATGGATTTGCCTGGACTAATT GGTTGGTTGGTATTTCGACAAGGGAAGGAGTGTGGATTTCAGGGGAGGACTAATAAATTGGTCGACGGTTGCTACTCCTTCTGGCAG GGAGGCGTTTTTCCATTATTACAAAGAGTATGTCCAACTATTGATGAACAACTCGAGCTTCGGGATGCTGGAGGACACTGTACCAAGGATGGCCCACAGACTTCTACAAAATCTAATTTATCTGAAGAGGGGAAAAATTTTGAAGGCACTACATCTCCAGGAG TGAATTTGAATGACATCGGTTATGATTTTCTCAAGAGGCCTGTAAAATTGGAGCCACTTTTTCACAGCATCGCATTGCAACAATATATACTTTTATGCTCACAG GAGGAGAATGGTGGAATGAAAGACAAGCCCGGGAAATCTCGAGACTTTTATCACACATGCTATTGTCTAAGTGGTCTCTCTGTATGTCAACACATTCTGTCGAACGATGAAGACTCTCCGGTGTCGCCTAGGGCAGTCATGGGTCCCTATTCCAACTTGTTGGAACCAATTCATCCCCTCTTCAATGTTGTCCTAGAAAAATACCATGAAGCAAGGGCATTCTTTTTCTAG
- the LOC126583550 gene encoding protein farnesyltransferase subunit beta-like isoform X1: MERPTATVTQRDQWMVESEVFGIYGCFGSLPPKAQSVMIELHRDSHIEYLTRGLRGLPSSFCVLDANRPWLCYWILHSLALLGESIDDELERNAIDFLSRCQLCFFFQDPEGGYGGGPGQMPHLATTYAAVNALITLGGDEALSSINRGELYKFLRRMKHPSGGFRMHDGGEIDVRACYTAVSVASILNILDDELVHNVGSFILSCQTYEGGISGEPGAEAHGGYTFCGVATMVLINQVNRMDLPGLIGWLVFRQGKECGFQGRTNKLVDGCYSFWQGGVFPLLQRVCPTIDEQLELRDAGGHCTKDGPQTSTKSNLSEEGKNFEGTTSPGVNLNDIGYDFLKRPVKLEPLFHSIALQQYILLCSQEENGGMKDKPGKSRDFYHTCYCLSGLSVCQHILSNDEDSPVSPRAVMGPYSNLLEPIHPLFNVVLEKYHEARAFFF, encoded by the exons ATGGAGCGTCCGACCGCCACCGTGACTCAGCGCGATCAGTGGATGGTAGAAAGTGAGGTCTTTGGGATCTACGGATGCTTCGGCAGCCTCCCTCCCAAAGCCCAATCCGTCAT GATTGAGCTTCATCGTGATAGTCACATAGAGTACTTAACCAGAGGACTCAGAGGACTCCCTTCCTCCTTCTGCGTTTTGGATGCCAA TCGGCCTTGGCTTTGCTATTGGATTCTACACTCATTGGCTTTGCTAGGGGAGTCTATTGATGATGAACTTGAACGTAATGCCATTGATTTCCTAAGCCGTTGTCAG TTGTGTTTTTTCTTCCAGGACCCAGAGGGGGGATATGGCGGCGGACCTGGACAG ATGCCACATCTTGCAACAACTTATGCTGCAGTTAATGCGCTTATAACTCTCGGTGGTGATGAGGCGCTTTCATCAATTAATAG agGTGAACTCTACAAGTTTTTGCGGCGAATGAAACATCCAAGCGGCGGCTTCAG GATGCATGATGGTGGAGAAATTGATGTCCGGGCTTGCTACACTGCGGTTTCT GTAGCAAGCATTTTGAACATTTTGGATGATGAACTGGTTCATAATGTTGGAAGTTTCATCTTAAG TTGTCAGACGTATGAAGGTGGTATTTCTGGGGAGCCTGGTGCTGAAGCCCATGGTGG GTACACTTTTTGTGGGGTAGCTACAATGGTTCTAATCAATCAGGTCAATCGTATGGATTTGCCTGGACTAATT GGTTGGTTGGTATTTCGACAAGGGAAGGAGTGTGGATTTCAGGGGAGGACTAATAAATTGGTCGACGGTTGCTACTCCTTCTGGCAG GGAGGCGTTTTTCCATTATTACAAAGAGTATGTCCAACTATTGATGAACAACTCGAGCTTCGGGATGCTGGAGGACACTGTACCAAGGATGGCCCACAGACTTCTACAAAATCTAATTTATCTGAAGAGGGGAAAAATTTTGAAGGCACTACATCTCCAGGAG TGAATTTGAATGACATCGGTTATGATTTTCTCAAGAGGCCTGTAAAATTGGAGCCACTTTTTCACAGCATCGCATTGCAACAATATATACTTTTATGCTCACAG GAGGAGAATGGTGGAATGAAAGACAAGCCCGGGAAATCTCGAGACTTTTATCACACATGCTATTGTCTAAGTGGTCTCTCTGTATGTCAACACATTCTGTCGAACGATGAAGACTCTCCGGTGTCGCCTAGGGCAGTCATGGGTCCCTATTCCAACTTGTTGGAACCAATTCATCCCCTCTTCAATGTTGTCCTAGAAAAATACCATGAAGCAAGGGCATTCTTTTTCTAG
- the LOC126583550 gene encoding protein farnesyltransferase subunit beta-like isoform X2, with amino-acid sequence MERPTATVTQRDQWMVESEVFGIYGCFGSLPPKAQSVMIELHRDSHIEYLTRGLRGLPSSFCVLDANRPWLCYWILHSLALLGESIDDELERNAIDFLSRCQNNNNKKDPEGGYGGGPGQMPHLATTYAAVNALITLGGDEALSSINRGELYKFLRRMKHPSGGFRMHDGGEIDVRACYTAVSVASILNILDDELVHNVGSFILSCQTYEGGISGEPGAEAHGGYTFCGVATMVLINQVNRMDLPGLIGWLVFRQGKECGFQGRTNKLVDGCYSFWQGGVFPLLQRVCPTIDEQLELRDAGGHCTKDGPQTSTKSNLSEEGKNFEGTTSPGVNLNDIGYDFLKRPVKLEPLFHSIALQQYILLCSQEENGGMKDKPGKSRDFYHTCYCLSGLSVCQHILSNDEDSPVSPRAVMGPYSNLLEPIHPLFNVVLEKYHEARAFFF; translated from the exons ATGGAGCGTCCGACCGCCACCGTGACTCAGCGCGATCAGTGGATGGTAGAAAGTGAGGTCTTTGGGATCTACGGATGCTTCGGCAGCCTCCCTCCCAAAGCCCAATCCGTCAT GATTGAGCTTCATCGTGATAGTCACATAGAGTACTTAACCAGAGGACTCAGAGGACTCCCTTCCTCCTTCTGCGTTTTGGATGCCAA TCGGCCTTGGCTTTGCTATTGGATTCTACACTCATTGGCTTTGCTAGGGGAGTCTATTGATGATGAACTTGAACGTAATGCCATTGATTTCCTAAGCCGTTGTCAG aacaacaacaacaaaaag GACCCAGAGGGGGGATATGGCGGCGGACCTGGACAG ATGCCACATCTTGCAACAACTTATGCTGCAGTTAATGCGCTTATAACTCTCGGTGGTGATGAGGCGCTTTCATCAATTAATAG agGTGAACTCTACAAGTTTTTGCGGCGAATGAAACATCCAAGCGGCGGCTTCAG GATGCATGATGGTGGAGAAATTGATGTCCGGGCTTGCTACACTGCGGTTTCT GTAGCAAGCATTTTGAACATTTTGGATGATGAACTGGTTCATAATGTTGGAAGTTTCATCTTAAG TTGTCAGACGTATGAAGGTGGTATTTCTGGGGAGCCTGGTGCTGAAGCCCATGGTGG GTACACTTTTTGTGGGGTAGCTACAATGGTTCTAATCAATCAGGTCAATCGTATGGATTTGCCTGGACTAATT GGTTGGTTGGTATTTCGACAAGGGAAGGAGTGTGGATTTCAGGGGAGGACTAATAAATTGGTCGACGGTTGCTACTCCTTCTGGCAG GGAGGCGTTTTTCCATTATTACAAAGAGTATGTCCAACTATTGATGAACAACTCGAGCTTCGGGATGCTGGAGGACACTGTACCAAGGATGGCCCACAGACTTCTACAAAATCTAATTTATCTGAAGAGGGGAAAAATTTTGAAGGCACTACATCTCCAGGAG TGAATTTGAATGACATCGGTTATGATTTTCTCAAGAGGCCTGTAAAATTGGAGCCACTTTTTCACAGCATCGCATTGCAACAATATATACTTTTATGCTCACAG GAGGAGAATGGTGGAATGAAAGACAAGCCCGGGAAATCTCGAGACTTTTATCACACATGCTATTGTCTAAGTGGTCTCTCTGTATGTCAACACATTCTGTCGAACGATGAAGACTCTCCGGTGTCGCCTAGGGCAGTCATGGGTCCCTATTCCAACTTGTTGGAACCAATTCATCCCCTCTTCAATGTTGTCCTAGAAAAATACCATGAAGCAAGGGCATTCTTTTTCTAG
- the LOC126583556 gene encoding 2-methylene-furan-3-one reductase-like, with translation MAAAVASSDSVSIPSVNKAWVYPEYGRSADVLKFDPNVPVPEIKEDQVLIKVVAASLNPVDFKRMLGYFKDYDSSPPTVPGYDVAGVVVKVGSQVTKFKVGEDEVYGDLNEKPLTKPKRIGSLAEYTAVEERVLALKPKNLSFVEAASLPLAIETAYEGLERLELSAGKSILVLGGAGGVGTHVIQLAKHVFGASKVAATASTKKLNLLRSLGADLAIDYTKENFEDLPEKFDVVYNAVGETDRAVKAVKEGGKVLTIVRPVAPPAFLFLLTSTGTVLEKLKPYLESGKVNPVLDPSGPYPFSKTVEAFAYLETSRATGKVVVDPIP, from the exons ATGGCGGCTGCTGTAGCTTCAAGTGATTCAGTTTCCATACCATCTGTAAACAAGGCGTGGGTGTACCCAGAGTACGGAAGGTCTGCAGATGTTTTGAAGTTCGATCCGAATGTTCCTGTTCCTGAAATAAAGGAAGACCAGGTGCTGATCAAGGTGGTTGCTGCATCTCTCAACCCAGTTGATTTCAAAAGGATGCTTGGCTACTTCAAGGACTATGACTCTTCACCCCCT ACAGTTCCAGGGTATGATGTTGCTGGTGTGGTGGTGAAAGTAGGGAGCCAGGTGACAAAGTTTAAGGTGGGGga GGATGAAGTATATGGGGATCTCAACGAGAAGCCTCTCACCAAGCCGAAAAGGATCGGATCTTTGGCCGAGTACACTGCTGTAGAAGAAAGAGTGTTGGCTCTCAAGCCCAAAAATCTGAGTTTTGTTGAAGCTGCTAGCCTTCCCCTGGCCATTGAGACTGCCTATGAAGGACTCGAACGACTTGAACTCTCTGCCGGTAAATCCATCCTTGTTTTGGGAGGCGCTGGGGGAGTCGGAACACATGTTATTCAG CTAGCAAAACATGTGTTTGGTGCTTCAAAAGTAGCAGCTACAGCGAGCACGAAAAAACTCAATCTTTTGAGAAGCTTGGGTGCTGATTTGGCTATTGATTACACCAAGGAGAACTTCGAAGACCTGCCCGAGAAATTTGATGTGGTTTATAATGCAGTTG gGGAGACTGACAGGGCAGTGAAGGCGGTGAAGGAAGGCGGGAAGGTATTGACAATTGTACGTCCAGTAGCGCCACCGGCATTCCTATTTTTGCTGACCTCAACCGGAACTGTATTAGAGAAACTGAAGCCTTACTTGGAGAGTGGGAAGGTGAACCCGGTGCTTGATCCCAGCGGCCCATATCCATTTTCGAAGACTGTTGAAGCATTTGCCTATCTTGAAACCTCCAGAGCTACTGGAAAGGTGGTTGTGGATCCCATCCCATGA
- the LOC126583560 gene encoding CASP-like protein 4A1 isoform X2, producing the protein METIPEDQPETSPQRREEEKHNEKQQVKEEEEEEEEEEEKQSTPETPSPLFHSPSHVFQSPSHVFQTPSPPSDSPITHHTYHTHELRVAPADTNPASPPLAPPQSFRAEPKVAGPDSRDGLDRTPEVREKSGGGLVGGSGVNMRTLRPKLSILKRSRRESMVRRALFGLRISGFVLCLISFSVMAADKNQGWALDSFYRYKEFRFCLAVNVIGFVYSGLQTYDLTYFFTSGKHVIQHHLRYYFDFLLDQILTYLLMSASSSAAIRVDDWESNWGKDKLPDMARASVTLSFFAFIALASSSLISGYTLCTLKSM; encoded by the exons ATGGAAACAATTCCAGAAGACCAACCAGAAACATCACCACAAcgcagagaagaagaaaaacacaatgaaaaacaacaagtgaaagaggaggaggaggaagaagaagaagaagaagaaaagcagAGCACCCCAGAAACACCATCTCCTCTGTTCCACTCACCGTCTCATGTGTTCCAATCACCATCTCATGTGTTCCAAACTCCGTCTCCACCGTCCGATTCTCCAATAACCCATCATACCTACCACACTCATGAGCTCAGAGTCGCGCCTGCAGACACCAACCCGGCGTCGCCGCCGCTCGCGCCGCCCCAGTCCTTCAGGGCCGAGCCCAAGGTTGCGGGACCCGATTCCAGAGATGGGCTTGATCGGACCCCGGAGGTTCGGGAAAAAAGTGGCGGTGGACTTGTCGGTGGTTCGGGTGTAAACATGCGAACTTTGAGACCCAAGTTGTCGATACTGAAGAGGTCGAGGAGGGAGAGCATGGTGAGGAGGGCTTTGTTTGGGTTAAGGATTTCTGGGTTTGTGTTGTGTTTGATATCTTTCTCGGTTATGGCGGCTGACAAGAACCAAGGTTGGGCTTTAGATTCCTTCTATCGCTACAAGGAGTTCAG GTTCTGCTTGGCAGTGAATGTGATTGGATTTGTGTATTCAGGGCTGCAAACGTATGACTTAACCTATTTCTTCACCAGCGGAAAACATGTAATCCAGCACCATCTCCGCTATTACTTTGATTTCTTGTTGGATCAG ATTTTGACGTACCTTTTGATGTCGGCGTCTTCATCGGCTGCGATTCGGGTCGACGACTGGGAGTCGAATTGGGGCAAAGACAAGCTCCCGGACATGGCTCGGGCATCCGTCACATTGTCCTTCTTTGCCTTTATTGCCCTTGCCTCCAGCTCCCTCATCTCTGGTTACACCCTTTGTACTCTGAAATCCATGTAG